A single genomic interval of Eleutherodactylus coqui strain aEleCoq1 chromosome 3, aEleCoq1.hap1, whole genome shotgun sequence harbors:
- the GP9 gene encoding platelet glycoprotein IX yields the protein MAWIKIFVCIQLIALVQLCNCSIDLCPTPCSCFPLQTRGLIVNCSSRHLRDLPDLPVITVRLYLQNNLITSVSPGALDHLVSLQEFDMSGNPWNCDCQILYLKSWLDSIPVQRNSANMRCATPNTVSMKPFQNLTGNDMSPCRRTWPIKCKRFFIRDLYLIGLAVLVLILMSYVVRMARKLACRIAVNTCSRHKKTSNESYKSE from the coding sequence ATGGCTTGGATAAAAATATTTGTGTGCATCCAGCTCATTGCTTTGGTTCAACTTTGCAACTGCAGTATTGACTTGTGTCCAACACCTTGCAGCTGTTTTCCATTGCAGACAAGAGGACTAATAGTTAATTGCAGCTCAAGGCATCTCAGGGACCTGCCAGATCTCCCAGTGATTACTGTACGGCTTTATTTGCAAAATAACTTGataacatctgtttctcctggaGCCCTTGATCACTTGGTCAGCCTCCAAGAATTTGATATGTCTGGCAATCCGTGGAACTGTGATTGTCAAATTTTGTATCTGAAAAGCTGGCTTGACTCTATACCTGTTCAGAGAAACTCTGCAAATATGAGATGTGCAACCCCAAATACAGTATCAATGAAACCCTTCCAGAACCTCACTGGCAATGATATGAGTCCATGTAGAAGAACATGGCCCATCAAGTGTAAAAGGTTCTTTATACGAGATCTTTATTTGATTGGCCTTGCTGTGTTGGTGCTCATTTTGATGTCCTATGTGGTCAGGATGGCAAGAAAACTGGCTTGTCGTATTGCAGTCAATACCTGCTCTCGTCATAAAAAGACCTCAAATGAGAGCTACAAGTCAGAGTAA